From the genome of Triticum aestivum cultivar Chinese Spring chromosome 3B, IWGSC CS RefSeq v2.1, whole genome shotgun sequence, one region includes:
- the LOC123068003 gene encoding serpin-Z2A-like — translation MGDQEAEWLSKKAGGSSPPPAMGSDSLTAFALRLAKKLAEGDDTRGSNIAFSPLSLYTTLGLVAAGARNRTLDELLALLGAASPDELAGFVRGLPADPSGSGGPVITYAYGVFHQKHMELTPDFLHTATESYNAEIRAVDFAEEEVREETRKEINQWAVAVTNNLISEILPEGSLTDLSRFVLTNAIYFKGVWETGFPKSHTEEHKFHRLDGADPVNVPFMTLPGTCELFVSYNEGFKVLKLPYKAGEDAMSRYSMCVFLPDEDNGLHAMLSTLEEVGGSLLDHVPKHRRRVRELMLPKFKMSFFCRLAQVLRGLGLREAFTEEAADLSGIVEKSVCDVRLDEVFHKAVIEVNEEGTVAAACAAVISRKKKSAMRLEFIADHPFAFYIVQEVSGAVVFAGHVLDPSSSQ, via the exons ATGGGAGACCAAGAGGCGGAGTGGCTAAGCAAGAAGGCGGGCGGGTCGTCGCCGCCACCGGCCATGGGGTCCGACAGCCTGACGGCATTCGCCCTCCGCCTAGCCAAAAAGCTCGCCGAGGGAGACGACACCAGGGGCAGCAACATCGCCTTCTCGCCGCTGTCCCTCTACACCACGCTGGGCCTGGTGGCCGCCGGAGCCCGCAACAGAACCCTGGATGAGCTCCTAGCCCTTCTCGGCGCCGCATCGCCCGACGAGCTCGCCGGATTCGTGCGCGGCCTCCCCGCCGACCCGTCCGGCTCCGGTGGGCCGGTCATCACCTATGCCTACGGTGTGTTTCACCAGAAACATATGGAGCTCACGCCGGACTTCCTCCACACCGCCACCGAGTCCTACAACGCCGAGATACGCGCCGTCGACTTCGCTGAG GAAGAGGTCAGGGAGGAGACCAGGAAGGAGATCAACCAGTGGGCGGTCGCGGTGACGAACAATCTCATCTCGGAGATCCTGCCGGAGGGTTCATTGACCGACCTCTCGAGGTTCGTGCTCACCAACGCCATCTACTTCAAGGGCGTGTGGGAGACCGGCTTTCCCAAGAGTCACACCGAGGAACACAAGTTCCACCGCCTTGATGGTGCCGACCCCGTCAACGTCCCCTTCATGACCCTGCCGGGAACATGCGAGCTCTTCGTCTCATACAATGAAGGCTTCAAGGTGCTCAAGCTCCCCTACAAGGCTGGTGAGGATGCCATGTCGCGGTATTCTATGTGTGTCTTCCTCCCGGACGAGGACAACGGGCTGCACGCCATGCTCAGCACTCTTGAGGAGGTGGGCGGCTCTCTGCTCGACCACGTGCCGAAGCACCGAAGGAGAGTGAGGGAGCTTATGCTGCCCAAGTTCAAGATGTCATTCTTCTGTCGTCTCGCCCAAGTCCTTCGAGGCCTAGGGCTTCGGGAGGCGTTCACCGAGGAGGCCGCCGACCTGTCCGGCATCGTGGAAAAGAGCGTCTGCGACGTGCGCTTGGACGAGGTGTTCCACAAGGCGGTCATCGAGGTGAACGAGGAGGGCACCGTGGCGGCTGCCTGCGCCGCCGTCATCAGCCGCAAGAAGAAAAGTGCAATGAGGTTGGAGTTCATCGCCGACCACCCGTTTGCGTTTTATATCGTGCAGGAGGTCTCAGGGGCCGTGGTCTTTGCCGGTCATGTACTGGACCCTTCTAGCTCACAGTAA